The following are from one region of the Rhizobacter sp. AJA081-3 genome:
- a CDS encoding alpha/beta hydrolase, with product MPRPMTLLRWPLAALLLLAALLAGCATLDEKQRQWIFQPSAGQPSWVPSSAEGLQDVWIEHRSAESGKPLRLHALWLPQPRADAPVLLYLHGARRNVWGSHFRIRNMHDLGFAVLALDYRGFGQSSAELPSEAGVLEDARAAWDWLAREQPQRPRYIFGHSLGGAIAVQLAGEVDDARGLIVEGTFTSIPDVFSSFKWGWLPVGPLITQRFDSAQKIAKVRAPILVVHGSQDSLIRPELGRALYERAPGPKRFVLVEGGTHYSTNGVGQALYRDALRELFGLGS from the coding sequence ATGCCCCGCCCGATGACTCTGCTGCGCTGGCCGCTGGCCGCCCTGCTCCTGCTGGCCGCCCTGCTGGCCGGCTGCGCCACGCTCGACGAGAAGCAGCGGCAATGGATCTTCCAGCCCTCGGCCGGCCAGCCGTCGTGGGTGCCGTCGAGCGCCGAGGGCCTGCAGGACGTCTGGATCGAGCACCGCTCCGCCGAGAGCGGCAAGCCGCTGCGCCTGCATGCGCTGTGGCTGCCGCAGCCGCGCGCCGACGCGCCGGTGCTGCTGTACCTGCACGGCGCGCGGCGCAACGTGTGGGGCAGCCACTTCCGCATCCGCAACATGCACGATCTCGGATTCGCCGTGCTCGCGCTCGACTACCGCGGTTTCGGCCAGAGCAGCGCCGAGTTGCCCTCCGAGGCCGGCGTGCTCGAAGACGCCCGCGCCGCCTGGGACTGGCTGGCCCGCGAGCAGCCGCAGCGCCCGCGCTACATCTTCGGCCACTCGCTGGGAGGCGCCATCGCGGTGCAACTCGCCGGCGAGGTGGACGATGCGCGCGGGCTGATCGTCGAAGGCACCTTCACCTCCATCCCCGACGTGTTCAGCAGCTTCAAGTGGGGCTGGCTGCCTGTCGGGCCGCTGATCACTCAGCGCTTCGATTCGGCACAGAAGATCGCCAAGGTGCGCGCGCCGATCCTGGTGGTGCACGGCAGCCAGGATTCGCTGATCCGCCCCGAGCTGGGCCGCGCGCTGTACGAGCGTGCACCGGGGCCGAAGCGCTTCGTGCTCGTCGAGGGCGGCACGCACTACAGCACCAACGGCGTCGGCCAGGCGCTGTACCGCGACGCCTTGCGTGAGCTGTTCGGTTTGGGCAGCTGA
- a CDS encoding pseudouridine synthase, with protein MAAGTPNTAFSGRPRKIVAPPAEGPAHPDGSLRLSKRMSELGLASRREADEWIAKGWVRVDGEVVAELGARVLPTQQVTIDKRARTQQAQRVTVLLNKPVGYVSGQAEDGYEPAYVLVTPPNRWADDPTDFAFQREHIRHLAPAGRLDIDSVGLLVLTQDGRVAKQLIGENSTMEKEYLVRVAPAEGERLSADGLRLLNHGLELDGEALKPARVEWVNDDQLRFVLVEGKKRQIRRMCEAVGLKVTGLKRVRIGRVMLGDLPPGQWRYLGADESFV; from the coding sequence GTGGCCGCCGGCACGCCGAACACCGCATTCAGCGGCCGCCCGCGCAAGATCGTCGCGCCGCCGGCCGAAGGCCCGGCCCACCCCGACGGCAGCCTGCGCCTTTCCAAGCGCATGAGCGAACTCGGCCTGGCCTCGCGGCGCGAGGCCGACGAGTGGATCGCCAAGGGCTGGGTGCGCGTGGATGGCGAGGTGGTCGCCGAACTCGGCGCCCGCGTGCTGCCGACGCAGCAGGTCACCATCGACAAGCGCGCGCGCACGCAGCAGGCACAGCGCGTCACCGTGCTGCTGAACAAGCCGGTCGGCTATGTCAGCGGCCAGGCGGAGGACGGCTACGAGCCCGCCTACGTGCTGGTCACGCCGCCGAACCGCTGGGCGGACGACCCGACCGACTTCGCCTTCCAGCGCGAGCACATCCGCCACCTCGCGCCAGCCGGCCGGCTCGACATCGACTCGGTGGGCCTGCTCGTGCTCACGCAGGACGGCCGCGTCGCCAAGCAGCTGATCGGCGAGAACAGCACGATGGAAAAGGAGTACCTCGTGCGCGTGGCGCCTGCGGAGGGCGAACGCCTCTCGGCAGACGGCCTGCGCCTGCTCAACCACGGGCTCGAGCTCGACGGCGAGGCGCTGAAGCCGGCGCGCGTCGAATGGGTCAACGACGACCAGCTGCGCTTCGTGCTCGTCGAGGGCAAGAAGCGGCAGATCCGGCGCATGTGCGAGGCCGTCGGCCTGAAGGTCACCGGCCTGAAGCGCGTGCGCATCGGCCGCGTGATGCTCGGCGACCTGCCCCCCGGCCAATGGCGCTACCTGGGCGCCGATGAATCCTTCGTCTGA
- a CDS encoding cupin-like domain-containing protein, giving the protein MDPAQAPALQDLPALADHWLQWAAENRLRGCTPESMVDTMAAAGLDRTLCAQAVAMLETDPVYRAALRHQQLLRKLESVVANQQKLWEMRPRYAQIEKRAGVSRDELFDRYVCGSRPLVLTDVAADWPAMQRWSPADLKARFGHIDIEIQAERNADPRYEENKLQHRHQVRLGEFVDRVLAGGPTNDYYMTANNEALRRPEFAPLLADIGTLPAICDRAELPRLSSFWFGPAGTNTPLHHDTIMLFHTQVVGRKRWRFISPLESPKLYNFNNVFSPIDIDRPDLARYPLFSQVKVLEVIAEPGETVFLPLGWWHQVTSLDVSLSFSYSNLAVPNHYSFANPDIHDW; this is encoded by the coding sequence ATGGACCCTGCCCAGGCCCCTGCCCTCCAGGACCTGCCGGCACTGGCCGACCACTGGCTGCAATGGGCGGCCGAGAACCGGTTGCGTGGCTGCACGCCCGAATCGATGGTCGACACCATGGCCGCCGCCGGCCTCGACCGCACGCTGTGCGCGCAGGCCGTGGCCATGCTGGAGACCGACCCGGTCTACCGCGCCGCGCTGCGCCACCAGCAGCTGCTGCGCAAGCTCGAATCGGTGGTGGCCAACCAGCAGAAGCTGTGGGAGATGCGGCCTCGCTACGCGCAGATCGAGAAGCGCGCCGGCGTGTCGCGCGACGAGCTGTTCGACCGCTACGTCTGCGGCAGCCGCCCGCTGGTGCTGACCGACGTGGCGGCCGACTGGCCGGCGATGCAACGCTGGTCACCGGCCGACCTGAAGGCGCGCTTCGGCCACATCGACATCGAGATCCAGGCCGAGCGCAACGCCGACCCACGCTACGAGGAGAACAAGCTCCAGCATCGGCATCAGGTGCGGCTGGGTGAGTTCGTCGACCGCGTGCTCGCCGGAGGGCCGACCAACGACTACTACATGACGGCCAACAACGAGGCGCTGCGCCGGCCGGAGTTCGCGCCGCTGCTGGCCGACATCGGCACGCTGCCGGCGATCTGCGATCGCGCCGAGCTGCCGCGCCTGTCGTCGTTCTGGTTCGGCCCGGCGGGCACCAACACGCCGCTGCACCACGACACCATCATGCTGTTCCACACCCAGGTGGTGGGCCGCAAGCGCTGGCGCTTCATCTCGCCGCTGGAGTCGCCCAAGCTCTACAACTTCAACAACGTCTTCAGCCCGATCGACATCGACCGGCCCGACCTGGCGCGCTACCCGCTGTTCAGCCAGGTGAAGGTTCTGGAGGTGATTGCCGAGCCCGGCGAGACGGTGTTCCTGCCGCTGGGCTGGTGGCACCAGGTGACGTCTCTGGACGTGAGCCTGTCCTTCTCGTACTCCAACCTCGCGGTGCCCAACCACTACAGCTTCGCGAACCCCGACATCCACGACTGGTGA
- a CDS encoding PA2778 family cysteine peptidase, with protein MTLRAALRRALLVCAALLLGGCAVQTDALRRTLPPGLAPRVELAATPFFAQTDYHCGPAALATVLSGIGRPTSPALLGEQIFLPARTGTLQLEMIAGARRQGAVATRLPGTLEAVLRELHAGQPVVVLLNLGLSWYPQWHYAVAIGYDVPQGELLLRSGTTERAVLPMNTFEHTWVRAGSWAFVALPPDRWPATAEEPAVVEAAVGFERAAPPAQAVIAYRSALQRWGGSLSLQMGLGNALYATGDKAGAAQAFEAAAARYPDSAPAWMNLASTRAELGERDAALAAARQAANLTDATWAAQARALLDRLQRGLGSPN; from the coding sequence ATGACGCTGCGCGCCGCGCTGCGGCGCGCACTGCTCGTCTGCGCCGCGCTGCTGCTGGGCGGCTGCGCGGTGCAGACCGACGCGCTGCGCCGCACGCTGCCGCCCGGACTGGCGCCGCGCGTCGAGCTTGCGGCCACGCCGTTCTTCGCGCAGACCGACTACCACTGCGGCCCCGCGGCGCTGGCCACCGTGCTTTCCGGCATTGGAAGGCCCACCTCGCCGGCGCTGCTGGGTGAGCAGATCTTCCTGCCGGCGCGCACCGGCACCCTGCAGCTCGAGATGATCGCCGGCGCGCGCAGGCAGGGCGCTGTCGCCACGCGCCTGCCCGGCACGCTGGAGGCCGTGCTGCGCGAGCTGCACGCTGGCCAGCCGGTGGTGGTGCTGCTCAACCTGGGCCTGAGCTGGTACCCGCAGTGGCACTACGCCGTCGCGATCGGCTACGACGTGCCGCAAGGCGAGCTGCTGCTGCGCTCGGGCACCACCGAGCGTGCCGTGCTGCCCATGAACACCTTCGAGCACACCTGGGTTCGCGCCGGCAGCTGGGCCTTCGTGGCGCTGCCGCCCGACCGCTGGCCGGCCACCGCCGAAGAGCCCGCGGTGGTGGAGGCGGCCGTGGGCTTCGAGCGCGCCGCGCCGCCGGCGCAGGCGGTGATCGCCTACCGCAGCGCGCTGCAGCGCTGGGGCGGCAGCCTGAGCCTGCAGATGGGCCTGGGCAATGCGCTGTACGCAACGGGCGACAAGGCCGGCGCGGCGCAGGCCTTCGAGGCCGCCGCCGCACGGTACCCCGACAGCGCGCCGGCCTGGATGAATCTCGCCAGTACACGCGCCGAACTTGGCGAGCGCGACGCGGCCCTGGCTGCCGCGCGGCAGGCCGCGAACTTGACCGATGCCACCTGGGCTGCGCAGGCACGCGCGCTGCTGGATCGACTGCAGCGCGGCCTGGGGTCGCCGAACTAG
- a CDS encoding PA2779 family protein — translation MKTTSRWMTRLIAVCLSFAGFVHSAQATLVTTEQVAASEGVTGAAEQRAHVYEMLTRADVAAALQERGVDMEQAKARVAALTDAEVAHVAHTLDTAPAGASDVIGTIVFIFLLLLITDILGFTKIFPFTRSIR, via the coding sequence ATGAAGACAACGTCCCGTTGGATGACCCGCCTGATCGCCGTGTGCCTCAGCTTCGCCGGCTTCGTGCACAGCGCACAAGCCACGCTCGTCACCACCGAACAGGTGGCGGCCAGCGAAGGCGTCACCGGCGCCGCCGAGCAGCGCGCCCATGTGTACGAGATGCTGACCCGTGCCGATGTGGCCGCCGCCCTGCAGGAGCGCGGCGTCGACATGGAGCAGGCCAAGGCCCGCGTCGCTGCGCTGACCGATGCCGAAGTCGCCCACGTTGCACACACGCTGGACACCGCTCCCGCCGGCGCCAGCGACGTCATCGGCACCATCGTCTTCATCTTCCTGCTGCTGCTGATCACCGACATCCTCGGCTTCACGAAGATCTTCCCGTTCACCCGCTCGATCCGCTGA
- a CDS encoding multidrug effflux MFS transporter, with amino-acid sequence MVSPVPAPHRMSPAVVVLLLTLLLGIQPITTDLYLPALPTLQREFSASMAATQLTLSALIICFGLAQLVCGPLADRFGRRPVLLVGLSIYTLASVGGALAPSIDWLIAWRALQGAGMAAAVTCGRSIVRDLYPPHDGARVMSRALSGLGVIAMASPLVGGMVVQWFSWQAALMVVAVCGAAMLGMVAWRYEETVPARNPRATQIGPLLRNWAVVAGHPTFRAWTLLSGFAYGGLFFLLAGSSFVYIGLLGTSKVAYGLIMLSQSFAYIVGTFWCRRLLARHGLRGAVRRGARFTLAGCLGMAALALAGVHTVWAVLLPSWLYCVGHGVHQPCGQTGAIGPFPDKAGTAASLSGFWMMLVAFGVGLFLGATAGGSALPMTLGMSVLGLLLCATAWTLVQRHGDPFGEPLAAQASAA; translated from the coding sequence ATGGTTTCCCCCGTTCCCGCGCCCCACCGCATGAGCCCCGCGGTGGTGGTGCTGCTGCTCACGCTGCTGCTGGGCATCCAGCCGATCACCACCGACCTCTACCTGCCCGCGCTGCCGACGCTGCAGCGCGAGTTCTCGGCCAGCATGGCCGCCACGCAGCTGACGCTGTCGGCGCTGATCATCTGCTTCGGCCTGGCCCAGCTGGTGTGCGGGCCGCTGGCCGACCGTTTCGGCCGCCGGCCGGTGCTGCTGGTCGGTCTTTCCATCTACACGCTGGCCAGCGTGGGCGGCGCGCTGGCGCCCTCGATCGACTGGCTGATCGCCTGGCGGGCCCTGCAGGGCGCCGGCATGGCCGCCGCGGTGACCTGCGGCCGATCCATCGTGCGCGACCTCTATCCGCCGCACGATGGCGCCCGCGTCATGTCGCGCGCACTCAGCGGCCTGGGCGTGATCGCGATGGCCAGCCCGCTGGTGGGGGGCATGGTGGTGCAGTGGTTCAGCTGGCAGGCGGCGTTGATGGTGGTGGCGGTGTGCGGCGCCGCCATGCTCGGCATGGTGGCCTGGCGCTACGAGGAGACGGTGCCGGCGCGCAACCCGCGCGCCACGCAGATCGGCCCGCTGCTGCGCAACTGGGCGGTGGTGGCCGGCCACCCGACCTTCCGCGCCTGGACGCTGCTGTCGGGTTTTGCGTACGGAGGCTTGTTCTTCCTACTCGCCGGTTCGAGCTTCGTCTACATCGGCCTGCTGGGCACGAGCAAGGTGGCCTACGGGCTGATCATGCTGAGCCAGTCGTTCGCCTACATCGTCGGCACCTTCTGGTGCCGGCGGCTGCTCGCCCGCCACGGCCTGCGCGGCGCGGTGCGCCGCGGCGCGCGGTTCACCCTGGCCGGCTGCCTGGGCATGGCAGCGCTGGCGCTGGCCGGTGTGCACACGGTCTGGGCGGTGCTGCTGCCGTCGTGGCTGTACTGCGTGGGCCACGGCGTGCACCAGCCCTGCGGGCAGACCGGCGCCATCGGCCCCTTCCCCGACAAGGCCGGCACCGCCGCCTCGTTGTCGGGCTTCTGGATGATGCTGGTGGCCTTCGGCGTCGGCCTGTTCCTCGGTGCCACGGCCGGCGGCTCGGCGCTGCCGATGACGCTGGGCATGAGCGTGCTTGGCCTGCTGCTGTGCGCCACCGCCTGGACGCTGGTGCAGCGGCACGGCGACCCGTTCGGCGAGCCCTTGGCCGCACAGGCGAGCGCCGCATGA
- the miaA gene encoding tRNA (adenosine(37)-N6)-dimethylallyltransferase MiaA: MNEALRCLCLAGPTAAGKTAAALAIAQALPVEIVSVDSALVYRGMDIGTAKPSAAERAAVPHHLIDIVEPTQAYSAARFVDDARSLIEAIHARGRLPLLVGGTMLYFRALFQGLHEMPPADAALRVALEDEAFRRGPAAMHAELAKVDPVTAARLPPGDSQRIQRALEVFRLSGRPMSSFHREPLPASAAPPLLSLEPASRAWLHERIAQRFTQMLAAGLADEVRALRARGDLNAEMPSMRCVGYRQTWEALDLGELDELPERGIAATRQLAKRQLTWLRGMEAREVLACDEPGVVERVVESARRHADRLMAT; the protein is encoded by the coding sequence ATGAACGAAGCCTTGCGTTGCCTGTGCCTGGCCGGCCCCACCGCCGCCGGCAAGACCGCCGCCGCCCTGGCCATCGCGCAGGCGCTGCCGGTGGAGATCGTCAGCGTCGACTCGGCCCTGGTCTACCGCGGCATGGACATCGGCACCGCCAAGCCGAGCGCGGCCGAACGCGCCGCCGTGCCGCACCACCTGATCGACATCGTCGAGCCAACGCAGGCCTACTCGGCGGCGCGTTTCGTCGACGACGCGCGCTCGCTGATCGAGGCGATCCACGCGCGCGGCCGGCTGCCGCTGCTGGTGGGCGGCACGATGCTGTACTTCCGCGCGCTGTTCCAGGGCCTGCACGAGATGCCGCCGGCGGATGCCGCGCTGCGCGTGGCGCTCGAAGACGAAGCCTTCCGCCGCGGCCCGGCGGCCATGCACGCCGAGCTGGCGAAGGTGGACCCGGTCACCGCCGCGCGGCTGCCGCCCGGCGACTCGCAGCGCATCCAGCGTGCGCTGGAGGTCTTCCGCCTCAGCGGCCGGCCGATGTCGTCGTTCCACCGCGAGCCGCTGCCGGCCTCCGCGGCGCCGCCGCTGCTCTCGCTCGAACCGGCCAGCCGCGCCTGGCTGCACGAGCGCATCGCGCAGCGTTTCACGCAGATGCTCGCCGCCGGGCTGGCCGACGAAGTCCGCGCACTGCGCGCGCGCGGCGACCTGAACGCCGAGATGCCCTCGATGCGCTGCGTGGGCTACCGGCAGACCTGGGAAGCGCTGGACCTCGGCGAACTCGACGAACTGCCTGAGCGCGGCATCGCCGCCACGCGGCAGCTCGCCAAGCGCCAGCTCACCTGGCTGCGCGGCATGGAAGCCCGCGAGGTGCTGGCCTGCGACGAGCCTGGCGTGGTCGAGCGCGTTGTCGAGTCGGCCCGCCGCCATGCCGACCGCTTGATGGCGACCTGA
- a CDS encoding ABC transporter ATP-binding protein, translating into MLQLQGLAKRYGSTPVFAGVDLDLAQGEFVAIVGESGVGKSTLLNCIAGLDSLDAGRVVLNGEEVTTMSEPEQAMLRRRDLGFVFQAFHVLPHLTVAQNVALPLLLLHRHDDDAVAHALDEVGLTGLGKRLPQTLSGGQLQRVAIARALVHAPKLILADEPTGNLDAGNALRVMDVLVQQSRAHRTACLLVTHSHAAAQRADRVMELRPDGLFVA; encoded by the coding sequence ATGCTGCAATTGCAGGGCCTGGCCAAACGCTACGGCAGCACGCCGGTGTTCGCGGGCGTCGACCTCGATCTGGCGCAGGGCGAGTTCGTCGCCATCGTCGGCGAGTCGGGCGTGGGCAAGTCAACTTTGCTGAACTGCATCGCCGGCCTCGACTCGCTCGATGCGGGTCGGGTCGTACTCAATGGCGAAGAAGTGACGACGATGAGCGAGCCTGAGCAGGCCATGCTTCGGCGACGCGACCTCGGCTTCGTGTTCCAGGCCTTCCATGTACTGCCGCACCTGACGGTGGCGCAGAACGTCGCGTTGCCGCTGCTGCTGCTGCATCGCCACGACGACGACGCCGTCGCCCACGCGCTCGACGAGGTGGGCCTGACCGGCCTGGGCAAGCGGCTGCCGCAGACGCTGTCGGGTGGCCAATTGCAGCGCGTGGCCATCGCCCGCGCGCTGGTGCATGCGCCCAAGCTGATCCTCGCCGATGAGCCCACCGGCAATCTCGATGCCGGCAACGCGCTGCGGGTGATGGACGTGCTGGTGCAACAGTCGCGCGCACATCGCACAGCCTGCCTGCTCGTCACGCACTCTCATGCCGCTGCCCAGCGGGCCGATCGTGTGATGGAGTTGCGCCCCGACGGCCTGTTCGTCGCCTGA
- a CDS encoding MBL fold metallo-hydrolase, translating into MPIELYNQKGHLCLMFTDLCEEGGEAVQSNQFLIVDGDTGAIIDPGGNLAYGELYLAMTRFFSPQQLSAIVASHADPDIIASLDRWLTTTSSAKVYISRIWERFVPHFCKAGKTTGRIVGIPDAGARIPIGRSELIALPAHFLHSEGNFQFYDPVSKILFSGDLGASLIGGEAAKKPVTSLAGHVPRMEGFHRRYMVSNKVLRLWAQMVRKLPIDMIVPQHGAPMQGAAVQEFIAWAESLPCGVDLMSERDYAVPA; encoded by the coding sequence ATGCCGATCGAGTTGTACAACCAGAAGGGCCACCTGTGCCTGATGTTCACCGACCTCTGCGAAGAGGGCGGCGAGGCGGTGCAGTCGAACCAGTTCCTCATCGTCGACGGCGACACCGGCGCGATCATCGACCCGGGCGGCAACCTCGCCTATGGCGAGCTGTACCTGGCGATGACGCGCTTCTTCTCGCCGCAGCAGCTCTCGGCCATCGTCGCCTCGCACGCCGACCCGGACATCATCGCCTCGCTCGACCGCTGGCTGACGACCACCAGCAGCGCCAAGGTCTACATCTCGCGCATCTGGGAGCGCTTCGTCCCGCATTTCTGCAAGGCGGGCAAGACGACCGGGCGCATCGTCGGCATCCCTGATGCCGGGGCACGCATCCCGATCGGCCGCAGCGAGCTGATCGCCCTGCCGGCGCACTTCCTGCACTCGGAAGGCAACTTCCAGTTCTACGACCCGGTCAGCAAGATCCTGTTCTCGGGTGACCTGGGTGCCTCGCTCATCGGTGGCGAGGCTGCCAAGAAGCCGGTCACATCGCTGGCCGGCCACGTGCCGCGCATGGAAGGTTTCCACCGCCGCTACATGGTGTCGAACAAGGTCTTGCGGTTGTGGGCGCAGATGGTCCGCAAGCTGCCGATCGACATGATCGTGCCGCAGCACGGCGCGCCGATGCAGGGCGCGGCCGTGCAGGAGTTCATCGCCTGGGCGGAGTCGCTGCCCTGCGGCGTGGACCTGATGAGCGAGCGCGACTACGCCGTGCCCGCCTAG
- a CDS encoding phosphate/phosphite/phosphonate ABC transporter substrate-binding protein produces MTHARTFALCLARRLAGALACTAVLAAPARAQEDTTYRFSPVNQYGINLTAAYWNPIISYVSEKSGVKLQLKIGRTSADTTAFVLAQEVEFIFSNHLFSPEREQLGWKVFGRRITPPVHGQIIVPEDSPVTDIAQLAGKEVAFPGPEALVAYKFPAAQLMAKKVEFKTVFGGNMDGALAQLFAGKVAAVGANSQLAEGYARREGKKYRVLWSSAPLHDLALMSSAKVPDKVQAAVARAFVGMAQDPAGMAILKQASTQVGLGAEAVFIASNGAEYAGYRDFYRTAPLALR; encoded by the coding sequence ATGACCCACGCCCGTACCTTCGCCCTTTGCCTCGCCCGCCGACTCGCCGGCGCCCTCGCCTGCACCGCCGTGCTCGCCGCGCCTGCGCGCGCGCAGGAGGACACCACCTATCGCTTCTCACCGGTCAACCAGTACGGCATCAACCTCACGGCGGCCTACTGGAACCCGATCATCTCGTACGTTTCCGAGAAGAGCGGCGTGAAGCTGCAGCTCAAGATCGGCCGCACCTCGGCCGACACCACCGCCTTCGTGCTGGCCCAGGAGGTCGAGTTCATCTTCAGCAACCACCTGTTCAGCCCGGAGCGCGAACAGCTCGGCTGGAAGGTCTTCGGCCGGCGCATCACGCCGCCGGTGCACGGCCAGATCATCGTGCCCGAGGACTCGCCGGTGACCGACATCGCCCAGCTCGCCGGCAAGGAAGTCGCCTTCCCCGGCCCGGAAGCGCTGGTGGCGTACAAGTTCCCGGCCGCGCAGCTGATGGCGAAGAAGGTCGAGTTCAAGACCGTCTTCGGCGGCAACATGGACGGTGCGCTGGCGCAGCTGTTCGCCGGCAAGGTGGCCGCGGTGGGCGCGAACTCGCAGCTCGCCGAGGGCTACGCGCGGCGCGAGGGCAAGAAGTACCGCGTGCTGTGGTCGTCGGCGCCGCTGCACGACCTGGCGCTGATGTCTTCGGCCAAGGTGCCCGACAAGGTGCAGGCCGCCGTGGCCCGCGCCTTCGTCGGCATGGCGCAGGACCCGGCGGGCATGGCCATCCTCAAGCAGGCCTCCACGCAGGTGGGCCTCGGCGCCGAGGCGGTGTTCATCGCCTCCAACGGCGCGGAGTACGCCGGCTACCGCGACTTCTACCGCACGGCACCGCTCGCGCTGCGCTAG